One genomic region from Desulfobacterales bacterium encodes:
- a CDS encoding HAD family hydrolase: MQQIAKPKANPKDNNTTSPNQVAAFFDFDETLLQVESGRLGIQWLWDRRLMPIGYVLKILVCAFFYRQGLLSEERMVKILLTYYKNKRLVDFQKGATEFYQAYLKPCLAPAIVARVQDHKTQGHVLVLISGSVRYMLKPVAKDLGFDHLLCTDLEVNADGQLTGRPLGPVCVGQNKQRLTLALAQNIGLDLQRSYAYGNHPSDLPLLEIVGHPHAVAPNRILKKIAQQRSWPILNYR, encoded by the coding sequence ATGCAGCAGATCGCAAAACCAAAAGCAAATCCCAAAGATAACAATACGACCAGCCCTAATCAGGTGGCTGCATTTTTTGATTTCGATGAAACCCTGCTGCAAGTCGAAAGCGGCCGCTTGGGTATTCAATGGCTTTGGGATCGACGCCTGATGCCGATTGGCTATGTGCTGAAAATTCTGGTGTGCGCGTTCTTTTATCGGCAGGGGTTGCTTTCAGAAGAACGCATGGTCAAGATTCTGTTGACGTATTATAAAAATAAACGCCTGGTTGATTTTCAAAAAGGAGCGACGGAATTTTATCAAGCATACTTGAAACCCTGTCTGGCGCCTGCAATTGTTGCCAGAGTGCAAGATCATAAAACACAGGGCCATGTACTGGTGTTAATCTCCGGCTCGGTCCGCTATATGCTCAAGCCGGTCGCCAAAGATCTTGGATTCGATCACCTGTTGTGCACTGACCTGGAAGTCAATGCCGACGGCCAACTGACCGGCAGACCGCTCGGACCTGTATGTGTCGGGCAAAATAAACAAAGATTAACTTTGGCGCTGGCCCAAAACATCGGATTGGATCTTCAAAGATCCTATGCCTACGGCAACCATCCTTCTGATCTTCCGCTATTAGAGATCGTCGGCCACCCGCATGCGGTCGCACCCAATCGCATTCTTAAAAAAATCGCCCAGCAACGCTCCTGGCCCATCCTCAATTATCGTTAA